A region from the uncultured Sunxiuqinia sp. genome encodes:
- a CDS encoding bifunctional methionine sulfoxide reductase B/A protein, with amino-acid sequence MKRMMYLLLFSLIALAGCAQNQKQKQDSPNYRPLTAEEEMVIIHKGTERPFTGKYDKFYEEGTYVCKRCGTELYHSSDKFDSDCGWPSFDDEIEGAVKRTPDPDGMRTEITCNNCGAHLGHVFLNEGFTNKNTRHCVNSISLEFIPAGTSRKATSDTAYFAGGCFWGVEYYLEQEPGVSSVESGYMGGNKNNPSYEDVSYRRTGHAEVVRVIFDPSETNYENLTKLFFEIHDPTQVNRQGPDVGLQYRSEIFFRTVQQKQIAEKLIGMLELKGYDVSTRVTPAANFWQAEAYHQDYYEKNGGTPYCHKRVNRFSR; translated from the coding sequence ATGAAACGAATGATGTATTTATTGCTGTTTAGCCTGATCGCACTAGCAGGGTGTGCCCAAAACCAGAAGCAGAAACAAGATTCACCGAACTATCGTCCGCTAACTGCTGAAGAAGAAATGGTGATTATTCATAAGGGAACAGAACGTCCGTTTACCGGAAAATACGATAAGTTTTACGAAGAAGGTACCTACGTTTGCAAACGATGTGGTACTGAGTTGTATCACTCATCAGACAAGTTTGATTCAGATTGCGGATGGCCTAGTTTTGATGACGAAATCGAGGGCGCAGTGAAACGAACACCTGATCCTGACGGCATGCGCACAGAGATCACCTGCAATAACTGCGGTGCTCACTTAGGGCATGTTTTTTTAAACGAGGGATTTACCAACAAGAATACCCGGCATTGCGTCAATTCCATTTCCTTGGAATTTATTCCGGCTGGTACTTCGAGAAAAGCTACAAGCGACACAGCGTATTTTGCAGGAGGTTGCTTTTGGGGAGTCGAGTATTATCTGGAACAAGAGCCGGGAGTATCGTCTGTTGAGTCTGGCTACATGGGAGGGAATAAGAATAATCCGTCTTACGAGGATGTAAGCTATCGACGTACCGGCCATGCGGAGGTGGTTCGTGTGATTTTCGATCCGTCGGAAACGAATTATGAAAACTTAACAAAATTGTTCTTTGAAATTCACGACCCCACGCAGGTAAACCGCCAGGGACCTGACGTGGGTTTGCAGTATCGGTCAGAAATATTTTTCCGTACAGTGCAACAAAAGCAGATCGCCGAAAAGCTAATTGGCATGTTGGAATTAAAGGGATATGACGTGTCTACCCGAGTAACACCGGCGGCCAATTTTTGGCAAGCCGAAGCATACCATCAGGATTATTACGAGAAGAACGGCGGCACCCCCTATTGCCACAAGCGAGTGAATCGATTTTCCCGATAA
- a CDS encoding DUF3109 family protein has translation MLEIGKAIVSFDVLEEHFLCDLTKCKGACCVEGDSGAPLTNEEAVKLEKIYPIVEEYMTPEGKAVIAHQGSSMVDSDGDTVTPLVNNRECAYTFKDKRGIVKCAIEKAFFDGKIDFRKPVSCHLFPIRITEYKRFDAVNYQELKICKPGRVCGIGQKLPLYHFLKEPLIRKYGEKWYEQLEYAAKEKPWQQISE, from the coding sequence ATGTTGGAAATTGGTAAAGCGATAGTGAGTTTTGATGTGCTGGAAGAGCACTTTCTTTGCGACTTGACAAAGTGTAAAGGTGCATGTTGTGTTGAAGGAGATTCGGGAGCACCGCTAACAAACGAGGAGGCTGTGAAGCTGGAGAAAATCTATCCAATTGTAGAGGAGTATATGACTCCGGAGGGGAAAGCAGTTATTGCTCATCAGGGATCCAGCATGGTTGATTCCGACGGAGACACGGTTACTCCGCTGGTAAATAATCGGGAGTGCGCGTACACGTTTAAAGACAAACGTGGCATTGTTAAGTGCGCCATTGAAAAAGCTTTTTTTGATGGGAAAATTGATTTTCGGAAACCCGTTTCCTGTCATTTATTTCCGATAAGAATTACCGAATACAAACGCTTTGATGCTGTTAATTATCAGGAATTGAAAATCTGCAAGCCGGGACGGGTGTGCGGGATTGGTCAGAAATTGCCTCTTTATCATTTTCTGAAAGAACCACTAATCCGAAAATATGGAGAAAAATGGTACGAGCAGTTGGAATATGCTGCGAAGGAAAAACCCTGGCAGCAAATCTCGGAATAA
- the gpmI gene encoding 2,3-bisphosphoglycerate-independent phosphoglycerate mutase — MADIQKTLLMILDGWGIGDGSKNDVVATTPTPFIDSLQKEYPNSQLLTSGENVGLPEGQMGNSEVGHLNIGAGRVLYQDMVKITKAIKDKSMWENPQLLKAYNYAKDNNKKVHLIGLVGPGGVHALSTHMIALSQMATDMGLEDVFVHGLTDGRDTDPRSGYGFLETALEGLKGTNGKFASIIGRYYGMDRDKNYDRLKLAYDLYTKGEGEKSTDLLASIQASYDAGVTDEFIKPICMVKEDGSPVGLIEEGDVVICYNFRTDRLRQTTIAFTQEDLPEYGMHTMNLEWYTMTTYKADFKNVNVIFEKTNPTNTMGEIVSNAGLKQIRIAETEKYAHVTFFFSGGREDEFDGESRILIPSPKVATYDLQPEMSAPKIKDAIVPELQKGEVDFVCLNFANGDMVGHTGDYEAISKAVAAVDSCAKEVVEAARANNYNVLIIADHGNADNAVNPDGSANTAHSLNPVPCIYVSDDKNLTIESGILADVAPTLLSEMGLKIPSEMTGKVLIKR; from the coding sequence ATGGCTGACATACAAAAGACTTTACTGATGATTCTGGATGGATGGGGAATCGGCGACGGATCAAAAAATGATGTTGTGGCAACAACTCCAACTCCATTTATCGACTCATTGCAAAAAGAATATCCAAATTCGCAATTACTTACTTCCGGCGAGAACGTTGGTTTACCCGAGGGACAGATGGGGAACTCTGAAGTTGGGCACTTAAATATTGGTGCTGGGCGTGTTTTGTATCAGGATATGGTAAAAATTACGAAGGCTATCAAAGATAAATCGATGTGGGAAAATCCACAATTGCTGAAAGCATATAATTACGCCAAAGACAACAATAAAAAAGTACACCTCATTGGACTGGTTGGCCCCGGAGGAGTTCATGCACTTAGCACACATATGATTGCACTCAGCCAAATGGCAACGGATATGGGATTGGAAGATGTGTTTGTGCACGGTTTGACTGACGGTCGAGACACTGACCCTCGCTCAGGTTATGGTTTTCTGGAAACGGCTCTGGAAGGTTTAAAAGGAACCAACGGAAAATTCGCTTCAATCATTGGTCGTTACTACGGTATGGATCGTGATAAAAACTACGATCGCTTAAAACTGGCTTACGATTTATATACCAAAGGTGAAGGTGAAAAATCAACTGATTTGTTAGCTTCAATCCAAGCTTCATACGATGCAGGAGTAACTGATGAATTCATCAAGCCAATTTGCATGGTAAAAGAAGACGGAAGCCCTGTTGGGTTGATTGAAGAGGGTGATGTGGTCATTTGCTACAACTTCCGCACCGACCGCTTGCGCCAAACAACGATTGCTTTTACTCAGGAAGACTTGCCTGAATATGGTATGCACACCATGAATCTGGAATGGTACACCATGACAACTTACAAAGCCGATTTTAAGAATGTGAATGTTATTTTTGAAAAAACAAACCCCACCAATACCATGGGTGAAATTGTTTCGAATGCCGGATTAAAACAAATCCGGATTGCTGAAACAGAAAAATATGCACACGTAACATTCTTCTTTAGCGGCGGTCGCGAAGATGAGTTTGATGGTGAAAGCCGAATTCTGATTCCTTCACCAAAAGTTGCAACCTATGATCTTCAACCCGAAATGTCGGCTCCGAAAATTAAGGACGCCATTGTTCCTGAATTGCAAAAAGGCGAAGTAGACTTTGTTTGCCTGAATTTTGCCAATGGCGACATGGTAGGACACACCGGCGACTACGAAGCAATTAGCAAAGCGGTTGCTGCCGTTGATTCTTGCGCAAAAGAAGTAGTTGAAGCTGCACGTGCCAACAACTATAACGTACTGATTATTGCTGACCATGGAAATGCTGACAATGCAGTGAATCCTGATGGATCGGCCAATACAGCACACTCTCTGAATCCGGTTCCATGTATTTATGTGAGTGATGATAAAAACCTGACCATCGAGAGTGGTATCCTTGCTGATGTTGCGCCGACCTTACTCTCCGAAATGGGCTTGAAAATTCCTTCGGAAATGACCGGTAAAGTTTTGATAAAACGATAG
- the panB gene encoding 3-methyl-2-oxobutanoate hydroxymethyltransferase, which yields MSVHKKEIKRVTTHVLSEMKLKGEKISMLTSYDYSMAKLADEAGIDVILVGDSASNVMMGNETTLPITLDQMIFMGTSVVKAANRSLVVVDMPFGTYQGNSKEALSSAIRIMKETAADAVKLEGGKEVIESIDRILSAGIPVMGHLGLMPQSIHKYGTYTVRAKQDEEAAKLVSDAQLLEEAGCFAIVLEKIPAKLGKVVAEAVKIPIIGIGAGNGVDGQVLVIHDMLGITQEFSPRFLRRYHNLAAEIKGAVGSYIEDVKAVSFPNEREQY from the coding sequence ATGTCAGTACATAAAAAAGAAATAAAGCGGGTAACCACCCACGTCCTTTCTGAGATGAAGTTGAAAGGCGAAAAAATATCCATGTTGACAAGCTACGACTACAGCATGGCAAAATTAGCAGATGAAGCCGGAATTGACGTGATCTTAGTTGGAGACTCGGCTTCAAATGTGATGATGGGGAACGAGACGACTTTGCCAATTACACTTGATCAGATGATTTTTATGGGAACATCTGTGGTTAAAGCAGCCAACAGATCATTGGTCGTTGTGGACATGCCATTCGGAACCTATCAAGGGAATAGTAAGGAGGCTTTGAGCTCTGCCATTCGTATTATGAAAGAAACTGCTGCAGATGCTGTAAAACTGGAAGGAGGAAAGGAAGTTATTGAATCAATCGACCGGATTTTGTCAGCCGGAATTCCAGTGATGGGACACTTGGGGCTGATGCCTCAATCGATTCATAAATATGGGACTTATACGGTTCGTGCGAAACAGGATGAAGAAGCAGCTAAACTTGTTTCCGATGCCCAGTTGCTAGAAGAAGCCGGCTGTTTTGCAATTGTTTTAGAGAAAATTCCTGCAAAGTTAGGCAAAGTAGTTGCTGAGGCCGTAAAAATTCCAATTATTGGAATTGGAGCGGGTAATGGTGTAGACGGACAAGTTTTAGTAATTCATGACATGTTGGGAATTACCCAGGAGTTTTCGCCTCGCTTTTTGCGTCGTTATCATAATTTAGCTGCCGAAATAAAAGGTGCAGTTGGTAGTTATATTGAAGATGTAAAAGCTGTTAGTTTTCCAAACGAACGCGAACAGTACTAA
- a CDS encoding AMP-binding protein, whose amino-acid sequence MKEERKLLTIPAMLQSSFRKYADRNSLSFVGDEKKTYRQLQNEVEKLGIYLRELGVERGTKVAILSTNMPNWGVAYLAIAAVGGVVVPILPDFHTKEVSNILQHAEVELVFVSVNLINKLNTEEYPMLKIIHIETLKEQHAEDYPNAEIERDQQFHYEPVEEKDLLSIIYTSGTTGTSKGVMLTHRNIVWTAKQSITFQHIDSKDRFLSVLPLSHTFENTLGLIFPLTYGASVFYMKKPPTASVLMPALTEVKPTIMLVVPLIIEKIYKGKILPQINSKSITRNLYKIRPFQKILSRIAGKKLLDTFGGELKFFGIGGAKLDNQVERFMMDAKFPLAIGYGLTETSPLLAGAVGDNVRYLSTGVPLEGVELRIANADPVTGEGEVQARGANVMKGYYKQPDLTKDVFSDDGWFRTGDLGKFDRSGFLYIKGRIKNMIVGASGENIYPEEIESVINRMEYVLESLVIEQKGRLVAMVHLNMEEIEQRVRNMKSLRDEAVSKMNSRVDDILNEIQQKVNDEVNKFSRVQQVVLQPVPFEKTPTLKIKRFLYY is encoded by the coding sequence ATGAAAGAAGAAAGAAAATTATTAACGATACCTGCCATGTTGCAGTCCAGTTTTCGGAAGTATGCTGATCGCAACTCGCTCTCGTTCGTGGGTGACGAAAAAAAAACATATCGTCAACTTCAGAATGAGGTCGAGAAATTAGGAATTTACTTAAGGGAACTTGGCGTTGAAAGGGGAACAAAAGTTGCCATCCTAAGTACAAACATGCCTAACTGGGGGGTTGCCTATCTGGCCATTGCAGCTGTTGGTGGCGTTGTCGTTCCTATCCTACCCGATTTTCATACAAAAGAAGTTAGCAATATTCTGCAACATGCTGAAGTGGAGCTTGTTTTCGTTTCTGTAAACCTGATCAACAAATTGAATACCGAAGAGTATCCAATGCTAAAGATCATCCATATTGAAACACTGAAAGAACAGCACGCTGAGGATTATCCCAATGCTGAAATTGAGCGAGACCAGCAGTTTCATTATGAGCCGGTTGAAGAGAAAGATTTACTTTCGATCATATACACGTCCGGAACAACTGGAACCTCAAAAGGAGTCATGCTGACCCATCGAAACATTGTATGGACAGCTAAGCAAAGTATCACTTTTCAACATATCGATTCGAAAGACCGGTTTTTATCCGTTCTTCCGCTTTCACATACTTTCGAAAATACATTGGGACTGATTTTCCCATTGACATATGGGGCATCGGTTTTTTACATGAAGAAACCCCCTACAGCCTCTGTTTTAATGCCGGCCCTAACCGAAGTGAAACCCACTATCATGTTGGTGGTGCCACTAATCATTGAAAAGATTTATAAGGGCAAAATATTACCTCAAATAAATAGTAAATCAATCACACGAAATCTGTACAAAATTCGTCCTTTCCAAAAGATATTGAGCCGCATTGCCGGTAAAAAATTATTGGATACATTTGGTGGTGAGTTAAAGTTTTTTGGTATTGGCGGCGCAAAGCTCGACAATCAAGTTGAACGCTTTATGATGGATGCAAAATTCCCATTGGCGATTGGCTATGGCTTAACCGAGACTTCACCATTATTGGCGGGTGCTGTGGGCGATAATGTTCGCTATTTGTCAACCGGAGTGCCACTAGAAGGCGTTGAATTGCGAATTGCAAATGCAGATCCTGTAACTGGCGAAGGAGAAGTTCAGGCAAGAGGAGCTAATGTAATGAAAGGCTACTACAAACAGCCTGATTTGACCAAGGATGTATTTTCGGATGATGGCTGGTTTCGTACAGGTGATTTAGGAAAATTTGATCGCTCCGGATTTTTATACATCAAAGGGCGTATCAAAAATATGATTGTTGGTGCCAGTGGGGAAAATATTTATCCGGAAGAAATAGAATCGGTTATTAATCGGATGGAGTACGTTCTTGAGTCGCTTGTTATTGAGCAAAAAGGCCGGCTGGTGGCCATGGTTCATTTAAACATGGAAGAGATAGAACAGCGAGTGCGAAACATGAAGTCGTTACGAGATGAAGCAGTCAGCAAAATGAACTCACGGGTTGATGACATATTAAACGAGATTCAACAAAAAGTGAATGATGAAGTGAATAAGTTCTCTCGGGTTCAGCAGGTTGTATTACAGCCCGTTCCTTTTGAGAAAACACCTACTCTTAAAATTAAACGTTTCTTGTACTACTAG
- a CDS encoding VOC family protein — protein sequence MRISHLAIWTYNLEGMRNFYIHYFDASSSEAYYNHSRDFKSYLIRFDGDCSIELMQMPGIPKTKNDTRKQYTGLVHFAIQTGSKQKVDDLTEHLRKDGFSVVGEARITGDGFYESIILDPDGNRVEIVA from the coding sequence ATGAGAATTTCACATTTGGCTATTTGGACATATAATCTGGAGGGAATGCGAAATTTTTACATTCACTATTTTGATGCGAGTTCCAGTGAGGCCTATTACAATCATTCACGCGATTTTAAATCCTATTTGATCAGGTTTGATGGAGATTGTTCAATCGAGCTGATGCAAATGCCTGGAATCCCAAAAACGAAGAACGATACCCGAAAGCAATACACTGGCTTGGTACATTTCGCTATTCAGACCGGATCTAAACAAAAGGTAGATGATCTAACGGAACATTTGCGAAAAGATGGTTTCTCTGTTGTTGGAGAAGCACGCATTACCGGCGATGGGTTTTATGAGTCTATTATTCTTGATCCTGATGGGAATCGGGTTGAGATTGTCGCTTAA
- a CDS encoding cytidine deaminase, translated as MKTKEIKISISQFENLGELSPEDQELILKARASASLAYAPYSNYLVGAALRLDDKTIVTGNNQENASFPLGTCAERSAIFWANANYPDLAIDTIVVTAIDQDGRAAKNVSPCGSCRQVMLECEHRYSKSMRIILDSSNGIEILENAKSLLPLSFNGDSLKSIG; from the coding sequence ATGAAAACGAAAGAAATTAAAATTAGTATATCACAATTCGAAAATCTAGGTGAATTATCTCCCGAAGATCAGGAATTGATTTTAAAAGCAAGAGCCTCCGCTTCTCTGGCCTACGCACCCTATTCAAATTATTTGGTTGGAGCTGCCCTTCGGCTCGATGATAAAACAATCGTCACCGGCAACAATCAGGAAAATGCGTCTTTTCCCCTTGGAACATGTGCCGAGCGTTCAGCAATTTTCTGGGCCAATGCCAATTACCCAGACCTAGCTATTGACACGATCGTGGTTACAGCTATTGACCAAGACGGACGCGCGGCCAAAAACGTTAGCCCCTGTGGTTCCTGCCGACAAGTTATGCTAGAATGCGAACACAGGTACAGTAAAAGTATGCGCATTATTCTGGATAGTTCCAATGGAATTGAAATCCTTGAAAATGCAAAAAGCCTGCTGCCGCTAAGTTTTAATGGTGATTCGTTAAAATCAATCGGTTAG
- a CDS encoding HD domain-containing protein, whose translation MKMENAIQETARYIQQQFEHDASGHDWWHIYRVWQLSKMISEYEGGDLFIIEMAALLHDLDDWKLSAENGTKASDWMNKIGIDYDTSDQIQTIIGEVSFKGAGVEADPNSLEAKIIQDADRLDAMGAIGIARTFAFGGHKNRLIYDPTIKPEVHRSFSDYKKSAAPTINHFYEKLLLLKDRINTDTGRKLALQRHQFMEQYLEHFFSEWNQEIKL comes from the coding sequence ATGAAAATGGAAAATGCAATACAGGAAACAGCCCGATACATTCAACAACAGTTTGAACATGATGCCAGTGGACATGACTGGTGGCACATTTATCGTGTATGGCAGTTGTCGAAGATGATTTCGGAGTATGAAGGAGGTGATTTATTTATTATTGAGATGGCTGCGCTTCTGCATGATCTGGACGACTGGAAACTCTCGGCAGAAAATGGAACAAAAGCATCTGATTGGATGAACAAGATTGGAATTGATTATGACACCAGCGATCAGATTCAAACTATTATCGGAGAAGTTTCGTTTAAAGGAGCAGGGGTTGAGGCAGACCCGAATAGTCTGGAAGCAAAAATCATTCAGGATGCCGATCGGCTGGATGCCATGGGAGCAATTGGTATTGCGCGTACCTTTGCATTCGGTGGTCATAAAAATCGATTGATCTATGATCCGACGATAAAACCAGAAGTGCATCGCTCATTTTCGGACTATAAAAAGTCGGCTGCTCCTACGATAAACCATTTTTACGAAAAGTTGTTGCTGCTGAAAGATCGTATAAATACCGATACAGGGAGAAAATTAGCTCTTCAGCGGCATCAATTTATGGAGCAGTATTTGGAGCATTTTTTCTCGGAATGGAATCAGGAAATCAAATTATAA
- a CDS encoding response regulator, translating into MGKALIIEDDKDISELISIHLADMNMEVDQAFNGKDGLMKAMNNHYRFILLDIRLPELDGFVICKRLRMEKNNTPILMITSKSEEIDKVLGLEMGIDDYISKPFGIRELLARVKVVLGRTERMPQEENQDEVEIRCEQLYINVGMRIVEMNGERIELSPKEFDLKEWEIYAHNDHQSTGLGLAIVKKIVELHNSTIQVFSQFGKGTTFVFELPVAKLT; encoded by the coding sequence ATGGGAAAAGCGTTAATCATTGAGGACGATAAAGATATCTCCGAACTTATTTCCATTCATTTAGCAGACATGAACATGGAAGTGGATCAAGCATTCAATGGCAAAGACGGCCTGATGAAAGCGATGAATAACCACTACCGGTTTATCCTGTTAGATATTCGGCTACCCGAGCTCGACGGGTTCGTGATTTGCAAGCGACTGCGGATGGAAAAGAACAACACCCCCATTTTAATGATTACCTCCAAATCGGAGGAGATTGATAAAGTATTGGGACTAGAAATGGGAATCGACGACTACATTTCAAAGCCATTCGGAATTCGTGAGTTATTAGCACGGGTGAAAGTTGTTTTAGGGCGAACAGAACGCATGCCACAGGAAGAAAATCAGGATGAGGTTGAAATACGTTGCGAACAGTTATATATTAATGTAGGTATGCGTATTGTCGAAATGAACGGAGAGCGTATTGAACTGTCCCCAAAAGAGTTTGATTTAAAAGAGTGGGAGATTTATGCCCATAATGATCATCAAAGTACGGGATTGGGGCTAGCCATTGTCAAAAAGATAGTTGAACTGCATAACTCCACAATTCAGGTATTCAGCCAATTTGGCAAAGGAACCACCTTCGTTTTTGAACTTCCGGTAGCTAAACTTACCTAA
- a CDS encoding glucosaminidase domain-containing protein, giving the protein MTRRIALSIFFFTLTLIGFGQRINTREEYIEKYAPLAVSEMIRTGVPASITLAQACLESGDGNSELSVKSNNHFGIKCKSSWRGKRVYHDDDAKGECFRKYRSVEASFVDHSDFLTLNSRYAGLFTLDLTDYKGWARGLKKAGYATNPHYANLLIKIIEDHKLFLYDEGLDKSQIARIQQSNQPVDGRNLINPYQARKVVLRNDLRSIVVKKGDTFQKIAQEFDLKEWEIYAYNDYQKGQQPQENEILYVEPKHRKAKKSHKTHRLESDDTMHFISQRYGVKLKRLYRLNRLKPGERPKVGSFVYLRKKKPRR; this is encoded by the coding sequence ATGACCCGAAGGATTGCGCTAAGTATCTTTTTTTTTACTCTCACTTTAATTGGATTTGGTCAGCGGATAAATACCCGTGAAGAATACATTGAAAAATATGCGCCGCTTGCCGTAAGCGAAATGATACGAACCGGAGTTCCCGCAAGTATCACTTTGGCCCAAGCTTGTTTGGAATCTGGGGATGGAAACTCAGAGCTTAGTGTAAAAAGCAATAATCATTTTGGGATTAAGTGCAAAAGTAGCTGGAGAGGAAAGCGTGTTTATCATGATGACGACGCCAAGGGAGAATGCTTCCGGAAGTATCGTTCAGTAGAAGCATCGTTTGTCGATCATTCTGATTTTTTGACACTGAATTCGCGTTATGCTGGTCTTTTTACATTAGATCTGACTGATTATAAAGGTTGGGCTCGAGGATTGAAAAAGGCTGGTTATGCCACGAATCCTCATTATGCTAATCTTTTGATTAAGATTATCGAAGATCATAAGCTTTTTTTGTATGACGAAGGTCTGGACAAGTCTCAAATAGCACGTATTCAACAATCTAATCAACCTGTCGACGGTCGAAATCTTATTAATCCATATCAAGCTCGAAAAGTTGTTTTAAGAAATGACTTGCGATCGATTGTTGTTAAAAAAGGCGATACATTTCAGAAAATTGCTCAGGAGTTTGATTTAAAAGAGTGGGAGATTTATGCCTATAATGATTATCAAAAAGGTCAACAACCCCAGGAAAACGAGATTTTATATGTCGAGCCAAAGCACAGAAAGGCAAAAAAATCCCATAAAACTCATCGTTTAGAGTCGGATGATACGATGCATTTTATCTCTCAACGCTATGGCGTAAAGTTGAAACGCTTATATCGGTTAAATCGGCTGAAGCCCGGCGAACGCCCCAAAGTTGGCTCTTTTGTATACTTGCGTAAGAAAAAACCTCGCCGCTAG
- a CDS encoding RluA family pseudouridine synthase — MQVIYEDNHIIAVNKACGEIVQGDKTGDETLIDQVKAYIKDKYKKPGDVFLGSPHRLDRPTSGVVIFARTSKALTRLSEMFKDKEAIKKTYWAVVDTLPENMEDTLEHYLWKDEGKNKSYASPTPKPKKGAKHCKLAYMHRASLNRYHLLEVNLQTGRHHQIRVQLSKIGSHIKGDLKYGAARSNQDGGIHLHARKLEFIHPVQKKMIKIVAQPPKGDVIWNELIQIKELKE, encoded by the coding sequence ATGCAAGTAATATACGAAGACAATCATATCATCGCTGTGAATAAAGCTTGTGGTGAAATTGTGCAAGGAGACAAAACTGGTGATGAAACGCTGATTGATCAGGTAAAAGCATACATCAAAGATAAATATAAAAAGCCTGGCGACGTATTTCTAGGATCGCCACACCGATTGGACAGGCCAACAAGTGGAGTCGTTATTTTTGCCCGTACAAGTAAGGCGCTTACTCGTTTAAGTGAAATGTTTAAAGATAAAGAGGCCATTAAAAAAACGTATTGGGCTGTGGTTGACACGCTACCTGAGAATATGGAAGATACACTTGAGCATTACCTCTGGAAAGATGAAGGCAAAAACAAAAGCTATGCTTCGCCAACTCCAAAGCCTAAAAAGGGAGCTAAACATTGCAAATTGGCCTATATGCATCGGGCGAGTCTTAATCGGTATCATTTATTGGAAGTTAACCTGCAAACCGGTCGTCATCATCAAATACGGGTACAGTTATCAAAAATCGGTAGCCATATTAAGGGAGACTTAAAATACGGTGCGGCCAGGAGCAATCAGGATGGAGGTATTCATTTGCACGCCCGGAAATTAGAGTTCATTCATCCGGTTCAAAAGAAAATGATAAAAATAGTTGCTCAACCACCGAAAGGAGATGTTATTTGGAATGAGTTAATTCAAATAAAAGAGTTGAAAGAATAA